A region of the Kaistia geumhonensis genome:
CATCCAGATCAAGGGCATCAACATGGAGGCCGAGCTCGGCCGCCACATGCTCTACATCACCAACCGCGACAAGCCGGGCTTCATCGGCCGTTTCGCGAGCCTGCTCGGGGCCGAGGGCATCAACATCGCCACCTTCAATCTCGGCCGAAAGGCGGCTGGCGAGGACGCCATCGCGCTCGTCGAGGTGGACGAGGCGATCTCGGACGCGGTGATCGACCGCGTCGCGGCGCTGGAAGGCGTTGTGCAGGCGAAGCGGCTCTCCTTCTGAGCAATCCGCCTCAATTTGCGGCGGGGCTCGCATGGTCCCGCCGGAATCGATATAGTCCGCGCGCTCTCGCCCCGGTCCCGTGCCGGGGCGAGGCTTGTGAGGATATCCCGTAACGCGCCCGGAAGGGGCGCCGAGAGGCCGTTTCAATGGGGAATGTGGTCGTCGTCGGCTCGCAGTGGGGCGACGAGGGTAAGGGCAAGATCGTCGACTGGCTCTCCGAGCGCGCCGATGTCGTGGTGCGTTTTCAGGGCGGCCACAATGCCGGCCACACGCTCGTCATCGACGGCGTCAGCTACAAGCTGAGCCTGCTGCCCTCCGGCGTCGTGCGCCCCGGCAAGCTCGGCGTCATCGGGAACGGCGTCGTCGTCGATCCGCATGCGCTGGTCGCCGAGATCGACCGCCTCGCGGCGCAGGGCGTCTCTGTCTCGCCCGACAATCTTCGCATCGCCGAGAACGCGGCGCTGATTCTCTCGCTGCATCGCGAACTCGACACCTTCCGCGAGAATTCCAACAGCGGAACGCGCATCGGCACCACCAAGCGCGGCATCGGCCCGGCCTATGAGGACAAGGTCGGCCGCCGTGCCATCCGCGTCATGGACCTCGCCGACATCGACGTGCTGCGCGACAAGGTCGAGCGTCTGCTCGCCCATCACAATGCCCTTCGTCGCGGCCTCGGACAGAGCGAGATCGAGCCGGCCGTGCTCGTCGAGGAGCTTGCCTCCGTCGCCGACAAGGTGCTGCCCTTCATGGATTCGGTCTGGCGGCTGCTCGACGAGCATCGCAAGGCTGGCAAGCGCATCCTGTTCGAGGGCGCGCAGGGCGCGCTGCTCGACATCGACCACGGCACATATCCGTTCGTTACGTCCTCGAACACGGTCGCCGGACAGGCAGCGACCGGTTCGGGCGTCGGTCCGGGCGCGGTCGGCTATGTGCTCGGCATCACCAAGGCCTATACGACCCGTGTCGGCGAGGGACCGTTCCCGACGGAACAGACCGGCGAGATCGGCGATTTCCTCGGCACGCGCGGCCACGAATTCGGCACGGTGACGGGGCGCAAGCGCCGCTGTGGCTGGTTCGACGCCGTGCTGGTGCGCCAGACGGTTCGCACCTCGGGTATCCATGGCATCGCGCTGACCAAGCTCGACGTGCTCGACGGCCTTGAAGAAATCAAGATTTGCGTCGGATATAGGCTAGACGGTCGCGAGATCGACTATCTGCCGGCGGCGCAGGCGGCGCAGGCGCGTGTCGAGCCGATCTACGAGACCCTGGAGGGATGGAAGGATTCGACGGCCGGGGCACGGCGTTGGAACGATCTTCCCGCTCAGGCTGTGAAATATGTGCGTCATGTCGAGGAATTGATCGGCGCGCCGGTTGCATTACTGTCGACGAGCCCGGAGCGCGACGACACGATTCTCGTCCAGGATCCTTTCCAGGACTGAACGCGGCGGCCATCGGCGACCCTCCGGACGCACCGCTTGGCAGAATGGAACGATGACCGACTATTACGCGGTACTGAAAAGGGCTGTCGGCGGACTGGAGCACGAATCCGTCGATGTGCGCCGCTCCATCTACGACAAGGCGCGGGCGGCGCTGCTGGGGCAATTGAAGGCGATCACGCCTCCACTCGGCACGGCCGAGATCTCGCGCCAGCGGCTCGAGCTCGAGGAAGCCATCCGACGCGTCGAGCGCGAGGCGGCCGTGACCGCGGCCGGCCCGTCGCCTGCTCGCGCCCGTGCCGCCGCCGCCGCCGCCGAGGCGATGGCCGCGCAGGTCATGCGTTCGCCGGAGGAGGACGTCTCGGAGGAGGGGGCTCATCCCGCGCCGGCCGCCGTCCCGCAGCGCCCCGCCCCGCGCGCGACGCCGGTTCCGCCGGACTTCCGGCCAGGCCTCTCCGCCGCCGAGCGCACCGCGCCGCCGATCCGCGCCGCCTCTCCCGAGTCGCCCCGCGCCGACGTTTCGCCGAGGATCGATCCGGAAGATGCGCCGCGCCGCCCCCTTGGCCGGGGCCCGCGCCAGGAGCCGGTACGACAGGAGCCGACGCTCCAGAATGCCGCGCGACAGGATTTCGCCGCGGAAGAACTCCCGCATCAGGAGCCCGTCTTCGAGACCGGACGCCGGCGCGAACCTGGATTCGATCCCGCTCGCGACAGGCCCGATGCGCCGCGCCACGCGGAAGCCGAGGACATCGTCGCGCCGGTGGCCGCAGAGGAGCGGTCCGAGTGGCCCGACGACAGCCTCGACGAGGAACAGCTCGTCGCCGATGAGCCGGTCGAGCGCCGCCCGCGCCGCGAGAAGCGGCCGCGCGCCGCTCAGGCCGCTGCTTCCGTCGAGAAGTCTCGGTCCTCGCGACTGCCCGCCATCATCATCGGCGTGCTCGTGCTCCTCATGGTTGGCGGCATCGCCGCGCTCGGCTGGTCGCAGCGCGCCCGTGTCAACGACGTGATCGGCGACCTGATTTCGACCGACAAGGGCGCCGCGCCCTCGGCCGAGGCACCGTCCGAATCCGGCAGCCCGAAGAACGCCGACCGTCTCGGCGATGCTCCGGCCGAGGATGTCGTGCCGCGGTCTGTCCGGACCATCACCGCGACGCCGCCGGCCGAGGGCACCGAGCCCGACCCGCTTGCCGGCGTCATGCAGCCGGACAGCGGCGCGCCCGCCGCCGACGCGGCGCCGGACGCCACGGAGCCGACGGCGCCGCTTCCCGGCACCGACGGGCCGGTTACGCTGCCCGGCGCCACGGCGCCGCAAAGCGACGCCGCTCCGGCGACGACTCAGAGCACCTCGCCCGGCGACGACCTCGTGGCGCAGAAGGCGATTCTCTACGAGCAGCCGCTGAACGGCGCCACCAGCGTCACGGCCCTCAGCGCCAGTGTCGTCTGGAAGTTCGAGCCCGACACGCCGAACGGTCCCGAGATCGTGGCCACGGCGACCGTCCCGGAGCGCGACCTCAAGGTTACGGTGAATTTCCGGAAGAATACCGATACCGCCCTGCCGGCCAGCCATCTCGTCGAAGTCATCGTCGATACGCCCGCCGGTTTCCCCGGCGGTGGTATCAAGGCGGTTCCGGCCCTCGTGATGAAGCCGACCGAGGAATCGCGCGGCCAGCCGCTCGACGGTGCCGCCGCCAAGGTCGCGGACGGCTATTTCTGGATCGCCTTCGCGAATGACGGCCCGACGATGCAGCAGAACATCGCGCTGCTGCGCGAGCGCAACTGGATCGACATCCCGATCGTCTACGACAACGACCAGCGCGCCATCCTGACGCTCGAGAAGGGAACGCCCGGCCAGCGGGTGTTCGACAAGGCCTTCGCCGCCTGGGGCAACTGACGAGGCGCTCGCCGTGCGGTTCTGAAAGGACCCGCACGGTCGGCGCTGCGCGGCTCTTGCGCCACCGGCTGCCTTCGTCCATCCTCACGTCATTCCGAGGGGTGTTCGCCGACGCGAGCTGAGATGGCCTGGGGCCGAACCCTTAGAACCTGATCCGGGTCATGCCGGCGAAGGGACGGGAAGGCTTCAGCCAGACGGCTCGTTCGCATCCGCATGGTCCGGTCTCTTTGGGGATCGGCCGCTTGGCTTTCGCACGACAACTGCCAACTGTTCTGCCATCGCTCCTGCGCGGCCTCGCGATCGCGGCTGCGCTCGTCGCGCTCTGGCAGGCGGTCGTGGTGATCTTCGCGCCGCCGCCCTTCATGCTGCCGCCGCCGGCACGGGTCTGGCAGGCGCTCGTCAATCGTCCCGAACTCTGGCTTCGCGACGCGCCGACGACGCTCGCCGAGTCGGTCATCGGGCTCGTCGCCGGTGCCGTTACCGGCGTGCTGCTCGCCCTGCTGATGTTGCGCCTGCCGCTGCTCGGCCGCGTGCTGATGCCGGTCCTCGTGGTGACGCAGGCCTTTCCCGTCTTCGCGATCGCGCCGCTGCTCGTCCTCTGGTTCGGATTCGGCATCGGGTCCAAGATCGTCATGGCGACGATCGCCATCTTCTTTCCGGTCGCGTCGGCCTTTCATGACGGGCTGACGAGGACCGACGAAAGCCTGCTCGATCTCGGCCGGCTCTATCGCGCAGGACGCGGCCAGGAACTCCTGCTGCTGCGCTTGCCTTCTGCGCTGCCCGCGCTCGCCTCGGGACTGCGCGTCGCCGCCGTCTATGCGCCGGTCGGCGCGCTGATCGGCGAATGGGTCGGCGCATCGGCGGGGCTCGGCTATGCGATGCTCATGGCCAATGGCCGCGCGCAGACGGATGTCGTCTTCGCCGCGCTGGCGCTGCTCGCCGCCATGGCGCTGCTGCTGCGCGCCGCCGTCGTCGCTCTCACCCGCCACATCGCGCCCTGGGCGCCGGAAACACAGGTCTCGTTCCGATGAGGAGATATTCGATGAATGCCGCCTTGAGGCGCGCCGCGCTGGCGCTCGCGCTCGTTCTTTCCGCCGCCGAGGCGCATGCCGCCGACAAGCTGACGGTGCTGCTGGACTGGTTCGTCAATCCCGACCATGCGCCGCTGGTCATCGCCAAGGAGAAGGGGCTCTTCGCCTCCCGCGATCTCGACGTCGAGCTGGTCGCGCCCTCGGATGCCAGCGCGCCGCCGCGGCTGGTCGCCGCCGGCCAGGCCGACATCGCCGTCACCTATCAGCCCGACCTGATGCTGAACGTGAAGGAGAGCCTGCCGTTGACCCGCGTCGGCACGCTGATCGAGACTCCGCTCAATTGCCTGATCGTACTCAAGGACGGGCCGATCAAAACCCTCGCCGACCTCAAGGGCAGGAAGGTCAGCTATTCGGTCGCCAGCCTGCAGGAGGCCTATATCGGCGCCATTCTCGGCTCGGCCGGTCTCACGGCCAAGGATGTCGAGATGGTCAACGTCAACTTCAACCTGACCACGGCGCTGATGTCGGGACAGGTCGATGCGGTCATCGACGGCTATCGTAATTTCGAGCTGACCCAGCTCGCGATCGAGGGCAAGCCCGGCATCGCCTTCTATCCGGAGGAGCACGGCGTGCCGCCTTATGACGAGCTGATCTATGTGACGAAGACCGACCGCGCCAAGGACCCGGCCGTCGCGCGCTTCGTCGCCGCGGTCGAGGAGGCAACGATCTTCATGACCAATCATCCCGAGGAGGCGTGGCAGATCTTCGTCAAGGCGCATCCCGATCTCGACGACCGGCTGAACCGTACGGCCTTCTCCGATACGCTGCCGCGCTTCGCCAAGCGCCCGGCGGCGCTGGATCCCGGCCGCTACGACCGGTTCGCCGCCTTCCTGAAGGAGCGCGGACTGATCGACACGATCCCGCCCGTCGAGAGCTACGCCATCGCGCCTCGGTGAGCGCTAGCCCTCGGGCAGTCCGGCGAGGCGGAGGCCCTCGAGATAGCGGTCGAGGTCGGCGCCGCCGAGATTGTGGACGGCGCGCCTGACCTCGGCGATTGTCATGCCGGGACGGTCGTTCAACAGCCTCGAGACGGCGGCGCGCGCCTGCGCGAGGTCGCCGCCGAGTGCGGCCGACGTCGCGAGCAGGCGATAGGCCCAGATCATGCCGGGGCGGGCGTCGATCGCCTGGCGCGCCTCGCGCGCCGCCTGGGCATAGTCGCCGAGCAGGAACAGGCAGGTCGCCATGCCCGCATAGGCATTGAAACGGATCGGGTCGTCGGGACTGATGAGGATCGCGCGCCGGAGGCTGGCGAGACCCTCGCGCGGCTCGCCGGAATAGGCCTGGATGAAGCCGAGTCGCGTCCAGGCCCAGGCGAGTGTCGGATCGAGTGCCAGCGCCCGCTCGATGAACACGCGGGCGCGCGACTGGTCGACGCTCAGGATCGAATGCGTGGCGCCGATCATCGTATAGACGAGCGCGTCGGGCTCGCCGGCTTCCGCCGCCTTCTCGGCCAGCGCCAGGGCCAGCTGCTTGTCCCGCTCGACATCGTCCGACCAGAGATAGGTGACCTCCTGACTGAGGCACCAGGCCTTGAGCCCGAGCGCCTGGCCCGAGCGGGGGTCCGAGGCCAGCGCTTCGTCGAGCAGGCGCAGCGCGATGGCGTTGTCCTCGCGACGATGCGCCCAGAAGTGGGGCATCGCCTTCAGCACGAGGTCATGCGCGCGGATATGGTCGCCGTCCTTGCGCCGGGCGCGCTCGATCTCGGCGCTGCGAATGGCGGAATGCAGCGCGCCTGCGATCTGCATCGCCACCTCGTCCTGCAGGGCGAAGGGATCGTCGAGCGTCCCCTCCGTCCGGCCCGACCACAGATGCGTCCCCGTCCCGGCGTCGATCAGCTGCGCCGTGACGCGCAGTCGCGCCCCGGCCCGCCGCACGCTTCCCTCGACGACGTAGCGTACGCCGAGGTCGCGGGAGAGGGTGCGGATATCGGCCGCGCGGCCCTTGTACTGGAAGGCGGAATTGCGCGCGATGACGCGTACGGATCGAACATGCGCCAGGGTTGCGGTCGTCTCCTCGGCGATGCCGTCGGCGATGCTGTCGCAACTGCGGTCTGACGAGATGTCGTCGAAGGGCAGCACGACGATCAGCGGCCGCTGGTCCTCCTGCGGCTCGGCCGCGATGCCTGGAAGCGCCAGGACGCCCGGCGTCAGCATCTGGTTCTGCGTCGGCTGGACATCCGGGAGCGTGCGGCCCGGCGGCACCCAGAACCAGGCCTCGACCGGGTAGGGGACGCTGCGCAGCATCAGGAAGCCGACCGGCTTGAAGGCAGAGGCCGGCTCCCCGAGAAGCTGCCAGCGGACGGAATGGGTGATCGCGATGCCACCGGGCGGAGCTGCCGCCTGGAGCCGCATCGCAAAACCGATGGCTGCGCCGAAGCGATCGTCGTCCGAGAGGATGACATCGGCGAGAACAACCGCCGCCCGGACCTCGATCTTCGGCCGGTCCGGCGCCGCGTTGCGCTCGGCCATGGCGGTCTGGAACGCCATGCACCACTCGATCGCATCGAGGACGCTGGGAAATTCCACGAGTCCGCCATCGCCCATCATCTTGATGATGTGGGCACCGAACTTGATGAGCGTCGGCCGGACGAGAGTCTTGTAGATCGCACGCATCTCGCGAAGCGTGCCGAGTTCGTCCTGCTGGACGAGCTCCGAATATCCGACCATGTCCAGCGCGGCGATCACCGTGAGCCGAC
Encoded here:
- a CDS encoding tetratricopeptide repeat protein, which encodes MARPRRRLTVIAALDMVGYSELVQQDELGTLREMRAIYKTLVRPTLIKFGAHIIKMMGDGGLVEFPSVLDAIEWCMAFQTAMAERNAAPDRPKIEVRAAVVLADVILSDDDRFGAAIGFAMRLQAAAPPGGIAITHSVRWQLLGEPASAFKPVGFLMLRSVPYPVEAWFWVPPGRTLPDVQPTQNQMLTPGVLALPGIAAEPQEDQRPLIVVLPFDDISSDRSCDSIADGIAEETTATLAHVRSVRVIARNSAFQYKGRAADIRTLSRDLGVRYVVEGSVRRAGARLRVTAQLIDAGTGTHLWSGRTEGTLDDPFALQDEVAMQIAGALHSAIRSAEIERARRKDGDHIRAHDLVLKAMPHFWAHRREDNAIALRLLDEALASDPRSGQALGLKAWCLSQEVTYLWSDDVERDKQLALALAEKAAEAGEPDALVYTMIGATHSILSVDQSRARVFIERALALDPTLAWAWTRLGFIQAYSGEPREGLASLRRAILISPDDPIRFNAYAGMATCLFLLGDYAQAAREARQAIDARPGMIWAYRLLATSAALGGDLAQARAAVSRLLNDRPGMTIAEVRRAVHNLGGADLDRYLEGLRLAGLPEG
- a CDS encoding ABC transporter permease produces the protein MAFARQLPTVLPSLLRGLAIAAALVALWQAVVVIFAPPPFMLPPPARVWQALVNRPELWLRDAPTTLAESVIGLVAGAVTGVLLALLMLRLPLLGRVLMPVLVVTQAFPVFAIAPLLVLWFGFGIGSKIVMATIAIFFPVASAFHDGLTRTDESLLDLGRLYRAGRGQELLLLRLPSALPALASGLRVAAVYAPVGALIGEWVGASAGLGYAMLMANGRAQTDVVFAALALLAAMALLLRAAVVALTRHIAPWAPETQVSFR
- a CDS encoding adenylosuccinate synthase translates to MGNVVVVGSQWGDEGKGKIVDWLSERADVVVRFQGGHNAGHTLVIDGVSYKLSLLPSGVVRPGKLGVIGNGVVVDPHALVAEIDRLAAQGVSVSPDNLRIAENAALILSLHRELDTFRENSNSGTRIGTTKRGIGPAYEDKVGRRAIRVMDLADIDVLRDKVERLLAHHNALRRGLGQSEIEPAVLVEELASVADKVLPFMDSVWRLLDEHRKAGKRILFEGAQGALLDIDHGTYPFVTSSNTVAGQAATGSGVGPGAVGYVLGITKAYTTRVGEGPFPTEQTGEIGDFLGTRGHEFGTVTGRKRRCGWFDAVLVRQTVRTSGIHGIALTKLDVLDGLEEIKICVGYRLDGREIDYLPAAQAAQARVEPIYETLEGWKDSTAGARRWNDLPAQAVKYVRHVEELIGAPVALLSTSPERDDTILVQDPFQD
- a CDS encoding ABC transporter substrate-binding protein; the protein is MNAALRRAALALALVLSAAEAHAADKLTVLLDWFVNPDHAPLVIAKEKGLFASRDLDVELVAPSDASAPPRLVAAGQADIAVTYQPDLMLNVKESLPLTRVGTLIETPLNCLIVLKDGPIKTLADLKGRKVSYSVASLQEAYIGAILGSAGLTAKDVEMVNVNFNLTTALMSGQVDAVIDGYRNFELTQLAIEGKPGIAFYPEEHGVPPYDELIYVTKTDRAKDPAVARFVAAVEEATIFMTNHPEEAWQIFVKAHPDLDDRLNRTAFSDTLPRFAKRPAALDPGRYDRFAAFLKERGLIDTIPPVESYAIAPR